One genomic segment of Gemmatimonadota bacterium includes these proteins:
- a CDS encoding peptidylprolyl isomerase: MPFSPRALLLAAMLGLAVPPVAAQSLTKADSALVGRILLAEDRRDATDPALAAGLAHPDARLQTLARRAIGRTRDAQFAARDSLPRLAPPPIWVEPAWRLRFRALPQLRDDCSALLLAASDSAWPVRFRAAALARESCAKDEALVQTFVRWVRERPVDLSRRKKGEVAWQGAGNGLVALARIAPDEARYRLTDAMRSDNWHLRQYAARAAAILRDTVRLRTLAVDADDNVAEAAIDGLARVSGHADDALYLRALERRGAQVVRAAAVALKGSPDPRAAATAMLTFEKWAARANASERDARVALLAVAGQPETADRPPPVRATLPREAVALALGQELRLRVTMHKHSGGGTFTVRLRGDVAPIMAARLYALAKDGYYDGLTWHRVEHDFVIQGGSPGANEYVGLPQFLRDELGTVTHARGTLGMSTRGHDTGDAQWFVNLRDNARLDRDYTVWAEVVAGIEVVDGILEGDHIAKIRPIKP, translated from the coding sequence ATGCCCTTCTCCCCTCGCGCCCTCCTGCTGGCGGCGATGCTCGGTCTCGCCGTCCCTCCCGTCGCGGCCCAGTCGCTGACCAAGGCCGACTCGGCCCTCGTCGGGCGGATCCTGCTCGCCGAGGACCGCCGCGACGCGACCGATCCGGCGCTCGCCGCCGGGCTGGCCCATCCGGACGCCCGCCTGCAGACCCTCGCGCGCCGGGCGATCGGCCGGACGCGGGACGCGCAGTTCGCCGCACGCGATTCCCTGCCGCGGCTCGCGCCGCCGCCGATCTGGGTCGAGCCGGCCTGGCGGCTCCGCTTCCGTGCGCTGCCCCAGCTGCGCGACGACTGCTCGGCGCTGCTCCTCGCGGCGTCCGACTCGGCGTGGCCGGTGCGCTTCCGCGCCGCCGCGCTCGCGCGGGAGAGCTGCGCCAAGGACGAGGCGCTGGTGCAGACCTTCGTCCGGTGGGTCCGGGAGCGGCCCGTGGACCTCTCGCGCCGGAAGAAGGGGGAGGTCGCCTGGCAGGGCGCCGGGAACGGGCTCGTCGCGCTCGCGCGGATCGCGCCCGACGAGGCACGCTATCGGCTGACCGACGCGATGCGCAGCGACAACTGGCACCTGCGCCAGTACGCCGCGCGGGCCGCCGCGATCCTGCGGGACACGGTGCGGCTGCGGACGCTCGCGGTCGATGCGGATGACAACGTCGCCGAAGCGGCGATCGACGGACTCGCCCGCGTGAGCGGCCATGCCGACGATGCGCTGTACCTCCGCGCGCTGGAGCGGCGCGGGGCGCAGGTGGTGCGCGCGGCCGCGGTGGCGCTGAAGGGCTCCCCCGACCCGCGGGCGGCGGCGACGGCGATGCTGACGTTCGAGAAGTGGGCGGCGCGCGCGAACGCCTCGGAGCGCGATGCGCGCGTGGCACTGCTCGCGGTCGCCGGGCAGCCGGAGACGGCGGACCGCCCGCCGCCGGTGCGCGCGACGTTGCCGCGCGAGGCCGTGGCGCTCGCGCTCGGCCAGGAGCTGCGCCTGCGGGTGACGATGCACAAGCACAGCGGCGGCGGCACCTTCACGGTGCGGCTGCGCGGTGACGTCGCGCCGATCATGGCCGCGCGGCTCTACGCGCTCGCGAAGGACGGCTACTACGACGGCCTCACCTGGCACCGCGTGGAGCACGACTTCGTGATCCAGGGCGGGAGCCCGGGCGCCAACGAGTACGTGGGGCTGCCGCAGTTCCTGCGCGACGAGCTGGGGACCGTGACGCATGCGCGCGGCACGCTCGGCATGAGCACGCGCGGCCACGACACCGGCGACGCGCAGTGGTTCGTGAACCTGCGCGACAACGCGCGCCTCGACCGCGACTACACCGTCTGGGCCGAGGTGGTGGCGGGGATCGAGGTGGTGGATGGTATCTTGGAAGGCGACCACATCGCGAAGATCCGCCCCATCAAGCCATGA
- a CDS encoding TIGR03546 family protein has translation MLILKFLQTLIKALNSDGTPGQVGAGMALGLCLGLTPIGSLHNLVVLAIAMLTTVSFPGFMLGWAVAVPVGFALDPVFDRVGMSLLLNDRLAPFFTWVVNTPVVAWSRLNNSIVIGSLVCWLVVVIPAAFVFKALVAKYREHVFARLEQMKVFQAIKASKLYQAYELFRP, from the coding sequence ATGCTCATCCTCAAGTTCCTCCAGACGCTCATCAAGGCGCTCAACTCCGACGGCACGCCCGGCCAGGTCGGCGCCGGCATGGCGCTCGGGCTCTGCCTCGGGCTCACGCCCATCGGCAGCCTGCACAACCTCGTCGTCCTGGCCATCGCCATGCTCACGACCGTCTCCTTCCCCGGCTTCATGCTCGGGTGGGCGGTCGCGGTGCCGGTCGGGTTCGCGCTCGACCCGGTCTTCGATCGCGTCGGGATGTCGCTCCTGCTGAACGACCGCCTCGCGCCATTCTTCACGTGGGTCGTGAACACGCCCGTGGTCGCCTGGTCGCGGCTGAACAACTCGATCGTGATCGGCAGCCTCGTCTGCTGGCTGGTCGTCGTGATCCCTGCGGCGTTCGTCTTCAAGGCGCTCGTCGCGAAGTACCGCGAGCACGTCTTCGCCCGGCTGGAGCAGATGAAGGTCTTCCAGGCCATCAAGGCCTCCAAGTTGTACCAGGCGTACGAGCTGTTCCGCCCATGA
- a CDS encoding TIGR03545 family protein yields the protein MSWIRWKALIPLVVLLAVVIGGTILFLDPAVRRGIEAGGTAAVGAKVDLAKAHVGVLDGHVTLSGLAVTDPSKPMTNLFEAEAIVFDVGILPALEGKVVVDTVAARGIRFGTPRKTSGAIPRDPSPEDGEPGAVQKIVDDWMAQVKVPPLSLSTLTQTVNVEAISAESLATLRAALAVRSYADTARDRFTSGIRSLDPRPTIDSAEALAKRLKSANLRTLGIAGARQAVTDVRRTLRDLEALNTKLKTFEATTKADVDSLGDRVEAIGRARATDYAYARGLLRLPTFEIPAIGPQLFSGLIAEKVGPVMYWVNMAEQYIPPGLERQMQKGPERVRASGTTVLFPKEKVYPTFLARLAELSLAIGGEGAAAGEYEARLVGVTTQPAIYGSPTRFLVSRAAGKVGPRDARISGSLDHRGAPVRDSLAARLSGFPLPTMPLAGLGATVALGDGTSELVLAREGDRLGGRWLWRSTAVTWTRDTTSQPRATSPAMRLVEDALWRAVARIDSVEIEARFSGSVTAPSLAVRTNIADAVAGALKAQLGEEVRRAEAQVRAKVDALVDQKAREARAYADGIKAQAETRIAEERTKLEAQKAALEARLRDLVRIPGIG from the coding sequence ATGAGCTGGATCCGCTGGAAGGCCCTCATCCCGCTCGTCGTCCTGCTCGCCGTCGTCATCGGCGGGACCATCCTGTTCCTTGACCCCGCCGTGCGACGCGGCATCGAAGCGGGCGGCACCGCCGCCGTCGGGGCCAAGGTCGATCTCGCGAAGGCGCATGTCGGCGTCCTCGATGGACACGTCACGCTCTCGGGTCTCGCCGTCACCGACCCGTCGAAGCCGATGACGAACCTCTTCGAGGCCGAGGCGATCGTCTTCGACGTCGGGATCCTGCCCGCGCTCGAAGGGAAGGTCGTCGTCGATACCGTCGCGGCGCGCGGCATCCGCTTCGGCACGCCGCGCAAGACGTCGGGCGCGATCCCCCGTGATCCGTCCCCCGAGGACGGCGAGCCGGGCGCCGTGCAGAAGATCGTCGACGACTGGATGGCGCAGGTGAAGGTGCCGCCGCTCTCGCTCTCCACGCTCACGCAGACGGTGAACGTCGAGGCGATCTCGGCCGAGAGTCTCGCGACGCTGCGCGCGGCGCTCGCGGTGCGCTCGTACGCCGACACGGCGCGCGACCGCTTCACGAGCGGCATCCGCTCCCTCGACCCCCGTCCGACGATCGATTCGGCCGAAGCCCTCGCGAAGCGGCTCAAGAGCGCCAACCTCCGCACGCTCGGCATCGCCGGCGCGCGGCAGGCCGTGACGGACGTGCGCCGCACGCTCCGCGACCTCGAGGCGCTCAACACGAAGCTCAAGACGTTCGAGGCGACCACCAAGGCCGACGTCGATTCGCTCGGCGACCGCGTCGAGGCCATCGGCCGCGCGCGTGCGACGGACTACGCGTATGCGCGCGGCCTGTTGCGTCTCCCCACGTTCGAGATCCCGGCGATCGGACCGCAGCTCTTCTCGGGACTCATCGCCGAGAAGGTCGGGCCCGTGATGTACTGGGTGAACATGGCCGAGCAGTACATCCCGCCCGGCCTCGAGCGACAGATGCAGAAGGGACCGGAACGGGTCCGCGCGAGCGGCACGACGGTCCTCTTCCCGAAGGAGAAGGTCTACCCGACCTTCCTCGCGCGCCTCGCCGAGCTCTCGCTCGCGATCGGCGGCGAGGGGGCGGCGGCGGGCGAGTACGAGGCGCGCCTCGTCGGTGTCACCACGCAGCCGGCGATCTACGGCTCGCCGACGCGGTTCCTCGTGAGCCGTGCGGCCGGCAAGGTCGGACCGCGCGACGCCCGCATCAGTGGCTCGCTCGACCATCGTGGCGCGCCGGTGCGGGATTCGCTCGCCGCACGCCTCTCCGGCTTCCCGCTCCCCACCATGCCGCTCGCCGGACTCGGCGCGACCGTCGCGCTAGGTGATGGCACCTCCGAGCTCGTACTCGCCCGCGAGGGCGACCGGCTCGGCGGCCGCTGGCTCTGGCGGTCGACGGCGGTGACCTGGACGCGCGACACCACGTCGCAGCCGCGCGCCACCTCGCCGGCGATGCGCCTCGTGGAGGACGCGCTCTGGCGCGCCGTGGCGCGGATCGATTCGGTCGAGATCGAGGCGCGGTTCTCGGGCTCGGTGACCGCGCCGTCGCTCGCCGTGCGCACCAACATCGCGGACGCGGTCGCGGGGGCGCTCAAGGCGCAGCTCGGCGAGGAAGTGCGCCGCGCCGAGGCGCAGGTGCGCGCCAAGGTCGACGCGCTCGTGGACCAGAAGGCCCGCGAGGCCCGCGCCTACGCCGACGGCATCAAGGCACAGGCCGAGACGCGGATCGCCGAGGAGCGCACGAAGCTCGAGGCGCAGAAGGCCGCGCTCGAGGCGCGGCTGCGGGACCTCGTGCGCATCCCCGGGATCGGCTGA
- a CDS encoding YncE family protein, translated as MHRNPVRRNLTKGWLSLPAALAAALPLLPLGAQGPAAAPARPAPPTATYYVYAGAESADKIYRVRFGPGGTAVEREIVVGEMAAEMEGPHGLAISADGQFLHMTTGHGFPDGKYWVYALGPDTLVAPGVLLGAFPASLDVTPDGRYMFSANFNLHGDMVPSSQSVVYVPTMTEVARIVTCTMPHGSRVSPDGRLQYSGCMMDDQLVEIDTKTLKVSRRFSVAVGKEGPLAPEGDDMLQMWIDGAKRVSNGATSDPAQVGYLAMEGHKMQMEPQTCSPTWAQPSVTGAHIYVACNKADVILEIARDTWTVTRKFKTGRGPYNLGVSPDGKYLVASLKQGNKVEIFDIASGTSVAQIPTTNILAHGVAMSSDSRYAFVTSEGQGAMPGRVDVFDLAARAKVGTADIGQQASGIAFWRIVP; from the coding sequence ATGCATCGGAATCCCGTACGCCGCAACCTGACGAAGGGTTGGCTCTCCCTTCCCGCCGCGCTGGCCGCGGCCCTCCCCCTCCTCCCCCTCGGCGCGCAGGGGCCGGCCGCCGCGCCTGCCCGCCCCGCGCCGCCGACCGCGACCTACTACGTCTACGCGGGGGCCGAGAGCGCGGACAAGATCTACCGCGTCCGGTTCGGCCCGGGCGGCACCGCCGTCGAGCGGGAGATCGTCGTGGGGGAGATGGCGGCCGAGATGGAGGGCCCGCACGGCCTCGCGATCTCCGCCGACGGCCAGTTCCTCCACATGACCACCGGCCACGGCTTCCCCGACGGCAAGTACTGGGTGTACGCCCTCGGCCCCGACACGCTCGTCGCCCCGGGGGTGCTCCTCGGGGCCTTCCCGGCGTCGCTCGACGTGACCCCGGACGGCCGCTACATGTTCTCGGCGAACTTCAACCTGCACGGCGACATGGTCCCGTCGTCGCAGTCGGTGGTCTACGTCCCGACCATGACCGAGGTGGCGCGCATCGTCACCTGCACCATGCCGCACGGCAGCCGCGTCTCGCCGGACGGTCGCCTGCAGTACTCGGGCTGCATGATGGATGACCAGCTGGTGGAGATCGACACGAAGACGCTGAAGGTGAGTCGCCGCTTCTCCGTCGCGGTGGGCAAGGAAGGGCCCCTCGCGCCCGAGGGGGACGACATGCTGCAGATGTGGATCGACGGCGCGAAGCGCGTCTCGAACGGCGCGACGTCGGACCCGGCCCAGGTCGGCTATCTCGCGATGGAAGGCCACAAGATGCAGATGGAGCCGCAGACCTGCTCGCCGACCTGGGCGCAGCCGTCCGTGACCGGCGCGCACATCTACGTCGCCTGCAACAAGGCCGACGTGATCCTCGAGATCGCGCGCGACACCTGGACGGTGACGCGCAAGTTCAAGACGGGCCGCGGCCCCTACAACCTCGGCGTCTCGCCCGACGGCAAGTACCTCGTCGCCTCGCTCAAGCAGGGGAACAAGGTCGAGATCTTCGACATCGCCTCGGGCACGAGCGTCGCGCAGATCCCGACGACGAACATCCTCGCGCATGGCGTGGCGATGTCGAGCGATTCGCGCTACGCCTTCGTCACGAGCGAGGGGCAGGGTGCGATGCCGGGCCGCGTGGACGTCTTCGACCTCGCGGCGCGGGCGAAGGTCGGCACCGCCGACATCGGACAGCAGGCGAGCGGCATCGCCTTCTGGAGGATCGTGCCATGA